A window of Rufibacter sp. LB8 contains these coding sequences:
- a CDS encoding inorganic diphosphatase, whose product MTFFTRLRWPLPLVSLCCVLLLMGCKKNLQELPAFTETKHWQAVVVTPAGSTLPQKYDALNNDFLPQIEAGQPRKLEFLPYPGNEGFIPSTLVDSVQGRPAAPLPVLVLCNTKEPGTVLEILPVGVLVLERDSELYHLLVAVPARPSEQTISPNSYSDFSARYPAVKKILEQWYLSENPRLPTRLMGWKDEQFAERLLQQWVK is encoded by the coding sequence ATGACGTTTTTTACCCGATTGCGGTGGCCCTTGCCGCTGGTCTCACTATGTTGTGTTCTCCTGCTCATGGGCTGCAAGAAAAACCTGCAGGAACTGCCGGCCTTTACTGAGACCAAGCATTGGCAGGCCGTGGTGGTCACCCCCGCCGGTTCCACGCTGCCCCAGAAGTATGATGCCCTCAACAACGACTTTCTTCCGCAGATAGAAGCCGGACAACCCCGCAAACTGGAGTTCCTGCCTTACCCGGGCAACGAGGGCTTTATTCCGTCCACGCTGGTAGATTCTGTGCAGGGCAGGCCCGCCGCGCCCTTGCCGGTGCTGGTGCTCTGCAACACCAAGGAACCCGGCACCGTGCTGGAGATTCTGCCCGTAGGTGTGCTGGTGCTGGAGCGTGACAGTGAGTTGTATCATTTGCTGGTGGCCGTGCCCGCCCGCCCCAGCGAGCAAACCATCTCGCCCAACTCCTACAGTGATTTCAGTGCCCGTTACCCCGCGGTGAAGAAGATTCTGGAGCAATGGTACCTCTCAGAAAACCCGCGCCTCCCCACCCGCCTCATGGGCTGGAAAGACGAGCAGTTCGCGGAGCGCTTGCTGCAGCAATGGGTGAAGTAA
- a CDS encoding M1 family metallopeptidase produces the protein MAQRFFTFLLFLLSLSAAGQAYWQQEVNYKMAVTLNDEEHLLHASQEIEYVNNSPQTLTFLYFHLWPNAYQNRKTAFAKQQLLNQEPEFHFSRKYERGFIDSLDFKVNGQKVKWELDAKHPDIAKLTLNQPLAPGSRITITTPFKVQLPESFSRLGHVDQSYQITQWYPKPAVYDKNGWHPMPYLDQGEFYSEFGTFDVKITLPANYTVGATGVLQTASEVARMDSLAQVTKAISTFPPDDLEFPASARQTKTLHYKQDRIHDFAWFADKRFNVLKGQVTLPASKRTVTTWLLFTNTDAATWVNSLQDINDAVYYYSLWLGDYRYAHATAVDGALSAGAGMEYPMVTVTDPDAIIHEVGHNWFYGILASNEREFPWMDEGINTYYETRIKLRRIPYAGMMSNQVEDPSLRELLGLKEVPAAAVDAEGFLSGSSRGLDQAVSLPSQQFRYINYGFGVYLKTSYLFQYLEKYLGTDRFDRAMQAYYQKWKFRHPYPDDLQRELEASTGEKLDWFFKDLLPSRAIPDAKLVNVTKTIDQITVQVKQTGKLALPVEVAVLDAKGGILSSVWTKPGTFDQTVTLPTHAAADRVVLDPHYYFMEQDRRDNQYRFNATFPKAEPLHLKFLASVNRIDRKQLFWLPSGGFNTVDGLQLGAVFYNSLVTERKVNFLVMPMYGFKSGQVTGLADLYLKFRTEGAVRKIILGAHAQRFADYHTVVPSLTFHNRLNTAATPRQQLSLAWHYVKEKNLYTLHAPRIAYSMEVKNAIAGSRVEVDATQFRQEVETPLLLLSPNGDATWSSSKKTVVGPTRFRLSIDNWHHYRPDKQVRARAFIGFLGTDEQINGPVVLSMAGSPDYLKQTPFLNRADLNTQGPGAIRQTDRQDGGFRNPLSLYSREWLAALNLSVDLPVTPFTAYLDLGRIQELDKTFYGAGLELAILNKAFKLYLPVAGSNFEKSVPQSPKEFAKSIRYSLHVNMLHPFKLIDELQ, from the coding sequence ATGGCTCAAAGATTTTTTACCTTTTTACTTTTTCTACTTTCCCTTTCGGCCGCGGGCCAAGCCTATTGGCAGCAGGAGGTCAATTATAAAATGGCGGTCACCCTCAATGACGAAGAGCACCTCTTACACGCCAGCCAGGAGATTGAGTATGTCAACAATTCGCCTCAGACGCTTACGTTCCTGTATTTCCACCTGTGGCCCAACGCTTACCAAAACCGCAAAACAGCCTTCGCGAAGCAGCAGTTGCTCAACCAGGAGCCCGAATTCCACTTTTCAAGGAAGTATGAGCGGGGTTTTATTGACAGCCTTGATTTTAAGGTGAACGGGCAAAAGGTGAAATGGGAACTAGACGCCAAGCACCCAGACATCGCCAAACTGACCTTAAACCAACCGCTGGCCCCGGGCAGCCGCATTACCATCACCACGCCGTTCAAAGTGCAATTACCGGAGTCTTTCTCGCGGCTGGGGCATGTGGATCAATCGTACCAAATCACGCAGTGGTACCCTAAACCGGCGGTGTATGACAAAAACGGCTGGCACCCCATGCCCTACCTGGACCAAGGCGAATTCTACTCGGAGTTCGGGACGTTTGACGTGAAAATCACCTTGCCGGCCAATTACACCGTGGGCGCCACCGGCGTACTGCAGACCGCCTCAGAAGTAGCCCGCATGGACAGCCTGGCCCAGGTCACGAAAGCCATCTCCACGTTTCCGCCGGATGATCTGGAATTCCCGGCCTCGGCCAGGCAAACCAAGACCCTGCATTACAAACAAGACAGAATCCATGACTTTGCGTGGTTCGCAGACAAGCGGTTCAACGTCTTGAAGGGCCAGGTCACGCTTCCGGCCTCTAAACGCACCGTCACCACCTGGCTGCTGTTCACCAACACAGACGCGGCCACCTGGGTGAACAGCCTGCAGGACATCAATGACGCGGTGTATTATTACTCGCTGTGGTTAGGAGATTACCGGTATGCGCACGCCACCGCCGTAGACGGCGCCTTGAGCGCGGGGGCCGGCATGGAATACCCCATGGTCACGGTCACAGACCCAGACGCCATTATCCATGAAGTGGGTCACAACTGGTTTTACGGCATTCTGGCTAGCAATGAACGGGAATTCCCCTGGATGGACGAAGGCATTAACACGTATTACGAAACCCGCATAAAGCTGCGCCGCATTCCGTACGCCGGCATGATGTCAAACCAGGTGGAAGATCCTTCGCTGCGCGAACTGCTGGGCTTGAAGGAAGTGCCCGCCGCCGCCGTTGACGCAGAAGGTTTTCTATCTGGGTCCAGCCGCGGGTTGGATCAAGCCGTTTCTTTGCCGTCTCAGCAGTTCCGGTACATCAACTACGGTTTTGGCGTGTACCTCAAAACCAGCTACCTGTTTCAGTACCTGGAAAAATACCTGGGCACAGACCGCTTTGACCGCGCCATGCAAGCCTATTACCAGAAATGGAAGTTCCGGCACCCTTATCCTGATGATCTGCAGCGCGAGCTGGAGGCCTCCACCGGGGAGAAGCTGGACTGGTTTTTTAAAGATTTGCTGCCTTCCAGGGCTATTCCAGACGCGAAACTGGTCAATGTTACCAAAACCATTGACCAAATTACGGTGCAGGTGAAACAGACGGGCAAACTGGCGCTGCCCGTGGAAGTGGCCGTGCTGGATGCCAAAGGCGGCATCTTGTCCTCCGTCTGGACCAAGCCCGGTACCTTTGACCAAACCGTGACCCTGCCCACCCATGCCGCCGCTGACCGCGTGGTGCTGGACCCCCACTATTATTTCATGGAGCAGGACCGCCGAGACAACCAATACCGTTTCAACGCCACCTTCCCGAAGGCCGAGCCCCTGCACCTGAAATTCCTGGCCAGCGTGAACCGCATTGACCGCAAGCAACTGTTCTGGCTGCCCAGCGGCGGTTTCAACACCGTAGACGGCCTGCAACTGGGCGCCGTGTTCTACAACAGCCTGGTCACTGAACGCAAAGTCAATTTCCTGGTCATGCCTATGTACGGGTTCAAAAGTGGGCAGGTAACGGGTTTGGCCGACCTCTATCTTAAATTCAGGACCGAAGGCGCCGTGCGCAAAATCATACTAGGCGCGCATGCCCAACGGTTTGCCGATTACCACACCGTGGTGCCCAGCCTCACGTTCCATAACCGGCTCAACACCGCGGCCACGCCCCGGCAACAGCTTTCCCTGGCCTGGCATTATGTGAAAGAGAAAAACCTTTACACGCTGCACGCGCCGCGCATTGCATATTCCATGGAAGTCAAAAACGCCATTGCCGGCAGCCGCGTGGAGGTAGACGCCACGCAGTTCAGGCAAGAAGTAGAGACGCCGCTCCTGCTCCTTTCACCTAACGGCGACGCCACGTGGTCTTCCTCTAAAAAAACTGTGGTGGGGCCCACGCGCTTCCGGCTTTCCATTGACAACTGGCACCATTACAGACCAGACAAACAGGTGAGGGCCCGCGCGTTTATAGGATTTCTAGGAACCGATGAACAAATCAACGGCCCCGTGGTGCTGAGCATGGCTGGCAGCCCAGATTACCTGAAACAGACGCCCTTCCTTAACCGCGCTGACTTGAACACCCAGGGCCCAGGCGCCATCCGGCAGACAGACCGCCAGGACGGAGGTTTCCGGAACCCGCTCTCGCTCTACAGCCGTGAGTGGCTGGCCGCGCTCAACCTTTCAGTAGATTTACCGGTCACGCCCTTTACCGCTTACCTAGATTTGGGCCGAATTCAGGAACTGGACAAAACCTTTTATGGGGCTGGCCTGGAATTGGCCATCTTGAACAAAGCCTTTAAACTGTACTTGCCGGTGGCCGGCAGCAACTTTGAGAAGAGCGTGCCGCAGAGCCCCAAGGAATTCGCCAAAAGCATCAGGTACTCGCTCCACGTAAACATGCTGCACCCGTTCAAACTGATAGACGAACTGCAGTAA
- a CDS encoding amidohydrolase, with protein sequence MFSPKKCALALFTLASVASAHAQKSNLHSQIDQLADKLEPKVIQWRRDFHQFPELSNREVKTAEKIAAHLKSLGLEVQTGVAKTGVVAILKGGQPGPVVALRADMDALPVTERNSLPFASKVRTTFNNQEVDVMHACGHDTHVAMLMGAAEILVQHKKDIKGTIKFIFQPAEEGAPAGEEGGADLMVRQGVLSNPTVDAIFGIHINAATEVGTMKYRPMGTMASSDNFKIKVKGRQAHGAYPWSSIDPIVVSAQIINGIQTIVSRQMELTSDAAVITVGAIHGGVRSNIIPEEVEMIGTIRSLDATMQQQLHEKLKRTAELIAASAGATAEVTITKQTPVTYNHVALTAHMLPTLERVAGKPNVHLTKAVTGAEDFAFFQEKVPGVYLFVGGMPKGQDPSKAPSHHTPDFFIDESGMKLGMRTLAYMAVDYLNNPMKK encoded by the coding sequence ATGTTCTCGCCCAAAAAATGCGCCTTGGCGCTCTTCACGCTGGCTTCTGTTGCTTCGGCGCACGCCCAGAAAAGTAACCTGCACAGCCAGATTGACCAACTCGCCGACAAGCTGGAACCCAAAGTCATCCAGTGGCGCCGCGATTTCCACCAGTTCCCCGAACTGAGCAACCGCGAGGTGAAGACCGCAGAGAAAATTGCCGCCCATCTAAAATCTTTGGGCCTGGAAGTGCAGACCGGAGTAGCCAAAACCGGCGTAGTGGCCATCTTAAAAGGCGGTCAGCCTGGCCCCGTAGTCGCCCTGCGCGCCGATATGGATGCCCTGCCCGTGACCGAGCGCAACAGCCTGCCGTTTGCTTCTAAAGTGCGCACCACGTTCAACAACCAGGAAGTGGACGTGATGCACGCTTGCGGCCATGACACGCACGTGGCCATGCTCATGGGCGCCGCCGAAATCCTGGTGCAGCACAAAAAAGACATCAAAGGCACCATCAAGTTTATTTTTCAGCCCGCTGAAGAAGGAGCCCCAGCCGGCGAGGAAGGCGGCGCTGACCTCATGGTACGCCAAGGCGTGCTGAGCAACCCCACCGTTGACGCCATCTTCGGGATTCATATCAACGCCGCCACTGAGGTAGGCACCATGAAATACCGGCCCATGGGCACCATGGCCAGCTCAGACAATTTCAAGATCAAGGTGAAGGGCAGACAGGCGCACGGTGCGTATCCCTGGTCCAGTATTGACCCCATTGTGGTGTCGGCGCAGATTATCAACGGCATTCAGACCATTGTGAGCCGGCAGATGGAACTCACCTCAGACGCGGCCGTGATTACGGTGGGCGCTATCCATGGCGGCGTGCGTTCCAACATTATTCCGGAGGAAGTGGAGATGATCGGCACCATCCGATCCCTGGACGCTACCATGCAACAGCAACTCCACGAGAAACTGAAACGCACCGCCGAGCTCATTGCCGCCAGCGCCGGGGCCACCGCCGAAGTGACCATCACCAAACAGACGCCCGTCACCTACAACCACGTTGCCCTCACCGCGCACATGCTGCCCACCCTGGAGCGCGTAGCAGGCAAACCCAACGTACACCTCACCAAAGCCGTGACCGGGGCCGAGGACTTCGCGTTTTTCCAGGAGAAAGTGCCGGGCGTGTACCTGTTTGTAGGCGGTATGCCCAAAGGTCAGGACCCGTCCAAAGCGCCTTCGCACCACACCCCAGATTTTTTCATAGACGAAAGCGGGATGAAGCTGGGCATGCGCACGCTGGCGTACATGGCCGTAGATTATTTGAATAACCCGATGAAGAAGTAG